A region of Cucumis melo cultivar AY chromosome 2, USDA_Cmelo_AY_1.0, whole genome shotgun sequence DNA encodes the following proteins:
- the LOC103492330 gene encoding cytokinin dehydrogenase 3-like, producing the protein MAINFPIPTYFIDMVFINRLKSFLTKSFFSHHLPTHLRHDSAALSSAATDFGHIVTNPPAAVLFPTSINDLVTLLKLANSRSIPFNVAAKGCGHSVHGQAMAQNGVVVEMTSLNNNPTRISISGSADAGFFADVGGEQMWIDVLNATLKHGLAPPSWTDYLYLTVGGTLSNAGISGQTFRYGPQICNVVELDVVTGKGDIVSCSAEKNNELFNSVLGGLGQFGIIVRARIPLFPAPNRVKWVRMLYNNFDEFVKDQENLISMNSNDDGGLDYLEGLLLMHDGPPDNWRSSFFPPSHHSTIISLVNQHSIIYCLEVAKYYDDHSRHTINQELDDSLEGLNFLPGYKFEKDVSYVEFLNRVRGGELSLRSQGLWDVPHPWLNLFVPKSRIAEFDLGVFKDIILKRKIASGPILIYPMNRNKWDEKMSAIIPEEEVFYTIGFLNSSGYDNWEAIEEQNKEILSFCDSVDMKIKQYLPHYNTKEDWEKHFGNKWKIFQDRKNQFDPKMILSPGQKIFNS; encoded by the exons ATGGCTATCAACTTTCCCATTCCAACTTATTTCATAGACATGGTTTTCATCAACCGTCTCAAATCCTTCTTAACTAAATCCTTTTTCTCCCACCATCTCCCCACCCATCTCCGCCACGACTCCGCCGCACTCTCCTCTGCCGCCACCGACTTCGGTCACATCGTCACCAACCCCCCCGCCGCCGTCCTCTTCCCCACCTCCATAAACGACCTCGTTACTTTACTCAAACTCGCCAACTCCCGTTCTATTCCCTTCAACGTCGCCGCCAAGGGCTGCGGCCACTCCGTCCACGGCCAGGCCATGGCCCAAAATGGGGTCGTCGTTGAAATGACTTCCTTGAATAATAATCCCACCAGAATCTCTATCTCTGGCTCCGCCGATGCCGGATTCTTCGCCGACGTCGGTGGTGAACAGATGTGGATTGATGTACTTAATGCTACTCTTAAACATGGACTTGCTCCGCCATCTTGGACGGATTATCTTTATCTTACCGTCGGTGGGACGTTATCGAATGCTGGGATTAGCGGTCAAACATTTCGTTATGGCCCGCAAATTTGTAATGTTGTTGAACTCGACGTGGTTACAG GAAAAGGAGATATTGTAAGCTGTTCAGCAGAAAAAAACAATGAACTCTTCAACTCAGTCCTTGGTGGTTTAGGCCAATTTGGAATCATTGTTAGAGCTAGGATTCCCTTATTCCCAGCTCCAAACAGG GTTAAGTGGGTTAGAATGTTGTACAACAATTTTGATGAGTTTGTGAAAGATCAAGAAAATTTGATCTCAATGAATAGTAATGATGATGGAGGATTGGACTATTTAGAGGGTTTGCTTCTGATGCATGATGGCCCCCCAGACAATTGGAGATCCTCTTTTTTTCCACCTTCTCATCACTCTACAATCATCTCTTTGGTTAACCAACACTCCATTATATACTGCCTAGAAGTTGCTAAGTATTACGACGATCACTCTCGACATACCATCAACCAG GAGCTCGATGATTCGTTGGAAGGGTTAAATTTTCTGCCTGGATACAAATTCGAGAAAGACGTATCATACGTTGAATTCTTAAATAGGGTTCGAGGTGGAGAGTTGAGTCTCCGATCTCAAGGATTATGGGACGTTCCTCATCCATGGTTAAATCTCTTTGTACCGAAATCTCGTATCGCCGAATTCGACTTGGGCGTTTTTAAGGACATTATTCTCAAACGAAAAATTGCCAGTGGACCTATACTCATCTACCCCATGAATAGGAACAA GTGGGATGAAAAAATGTCAGCAATTATACCAGAAGAAGAAGTATTTTACACAATAGGGTTTTTGAATTCAAGTGGATATGATAATTGGGAAGCCATTGaagaacaaaacaaagaaatattaAGTTTTTGTGATAGTGTGGATATGAAGATCAAGCAATATCTTCCTCATTATAATACAAAAGAAGATTGggaaaaacattttggaaaCAAATGGAAAATTTTTCAAGATAGAAAAAATCAATTTGATCCTAAAATGATTTTGTCTCCTGGACAAAAGATTTTTAATTCTTGA
- the LOC103492529 gene encoding cytokinin dehydrogenase 4 gives MESPNLFLLIIFTCFLFLQNAPFSAVALSLALPKTLLDKLKNDPLTISLASKDYGLMVQENPSGVFFPLTGHDVVGLIRFMYTSPVPLHIAARGQGHCVRGQALVENGLVVNMTSLGGFRQKTSRIVVSTTSPLGPYADVGAEQLWIDVLHATTQKGLSPVSWTDYLHITVGGTLSNAGISGQTFRFGPQINNVHELDVITGRGELLTCSPTNNPELFYSVLGGLGQFGIITRARIALAPTPTRVKWVRMLYTNFASFTSDQETLISRDKSNAPDYLEGLLMLQFNANDDSSFYPLPDQPKISSLVSQYGIVYVLEIVKYYDQTTSSSVDQEVENLVAGLKFEAGMKFIKDVSYEQFLDRVHTDEVALRALGLWEVPHPWINLFVPKSRIADFDSGVFRGIIQKRNLTSGVFLFYPMFKNKWDERTSAVVPDEDVFYAAGFLFSSGFKDWETVDGHNRDILKFCEEAGIEVKQYLPHFETQKDWINHFGRKWSVFRQRKAMFDPKKLLSPGQKIFN, from the exons atggaaTCCCCTAATCTTTTTCTTCTCATAATTTTCACttgctttctttttcttcaaaacGCACCGTTTTCTGCAGTGGCTTTGAGTTTAGCTCTTCCAAAAACACTTTTAGATAAGCTTAAAAACGATCCTCTAACCATTAGCTTAGCTTCCAAAGATTATGGCTTGATGGTTCAAGAGAATCCTTCTGGTGTGTTCTTTCCATTGACTGGTCACGACGTCGTCGGGTTGATCCGGTTCATGTATACGAGTCCAGTGCCGTTGCATATCGCTGCTCGAGGTCAAGGCCATTGTGTTCGAGGGCAAGCGTTGGTTGAGAATGGCCTTGTCGTAAACATGACCTCACTTGGTGGTTTCCGACAAAAGACAAGTAGAATTGTGGTGTCGACGACATCGCCGTTGGGTCCGTATGCGGATGTTGGTGCTGAGCAACTTTGGATTGATGTATTACATGCAACGACACAAAAGGGATTAAGCCCTGTCTCGTGGACGGATTATTTGCATATTACCGTTGGCGGGACATTGTCCAATGCTGGAATTAGTGGACAAACGTTTCGGTTCGGTCCTCAAATCAACAATGTTCATGAACTTGATGTCATAACTG GAAGAGGAGAATTGTTGACTTGCTCCCCTACCAACAATCCCGAACTCTTTTACTCCGTCCTCGGCGGATTGGGTCAGTTCGGCATAATAACCCGAGCTAGAATCGCTCTTGCTCCAACTCCCACCAGg GTTAAATGGGTTCGGATGCTTTACACCAACTTCGCTTCCTTTACAAGCGATCAAGAGACTTTGATATCTAGAGATAAATCCAACGCCCCAGATTACTTAGAAGGATTGCTTATGCTACAATTCAATGCGAATGATGATTCCTCATTCTACCCTCTCCCCGACCAGCCCAAGATCTCATCTCTTGTCTCTCAATACGGCATCGTTTACGTCCTTGAAATTGTCAAATATTATGATCAAACTACTTCTTCTTCCGTTGACCAG GAAGTGGAGAATTTGGTGGCAGGGTTGAAGTTTGAAGCTGGGATGAAGTTCATTAAAGACGTTTCTTATGAACAATTCTTAGATCGGGTTCATACCGACGAGGTGGCTTTAAGAGCTTTAGGGTTATGGGAAGTTCCTCATCCATGGATAAATCTTTTTGTTCCAAAGTCGAGAATTGCGGATTTTGATTCAGGGGTTTTTAGAGGCATTATTCAAAAGCGTAATCTCACTTCTGGCGTCTTTCTCTTCTACCCCATGTTCAAGAACAA GTGGGATGAGCGGACCTCGGCCGTGGTACCCGACGAGGACGTGTTTTATGCGGCGGGGTTCCTATTTTCGAGTGGATTCAAAGATTGGGAAACGGTTGATGGTCATAATAGAGATATATTGAAGTTTTGTGAAGAAGCTGGAATTGAAGTGAAACAATATCTTCCACATTTTGAAACACAAAAAGATTGGATCAATCATTTTGGCCGCAAATGGAGCGTTTTCCGGCAACGGAAGGCCATGTTTGACCCTAAAAAATTGCTCTCTCCGGGACAGAAAATTTTCAATTag